Part of the Rhodothermus bifroesti genome, AGCTGATTGGGTTTAAAAGCATCGGGGATTTGCTCGAAAAGATCATAGCCAAAGTAAGCCAGCGTGTCGGGTTGCAGCGCAGGTCGGCGCAAGGTATCGCGACGGACACGCAAAGTATCGCGGCGGGCACGTAAGGTATCTGCTGGCCGCACTGGAATGGTATCCAAAGCAGCAGGAGCTACTCCTGGTGGTAAGGTCGCTGGCCGTAGGCCAGGTTGGGTCTCTTGACGCACCGCTTCCAGCAGGGCTTGGATTTGGCTTTCCGGAATACCCAACTCCCGAGCGCGCTGGGCAGCTTGTTCGGGATTAGACAGATCAATACCCAGCCGTTCAGCTTCCCGCCGCGCTTCTTCGGGAGTCAGCCCACGCCGGCGCAACTCTTCCCGAACCTGGGGAGGAATGTTCTGTGCGTTAAGCTGCTGCGGTACCAGTCCATAAAAACATACCAAAACAGCCCATCCGGCCAGCAGTTGCCGGCAGAACCAACGTGCACGCATCATCATTGCAAAATTTCCGAAAGGAGTAACGTACGCGCTGAAAAGAGATTCACCAGGAACGCGCCTTAAGATACAACGCTTTGTTCAAAGATTCGTCACAATGGGAAAAATCCTGTATAAAACTTCGCAAAAGCGTATATCGCTACGTGGACGTAAAACAGTTAAGCATACATGTTCTTTGCAAGAAACGCGTTTTTATTGGGGCCGTGTCTTGGTGGGAATCTGCATAAACGCTAGCGCTTCATTTAGGGCAAAACGGGTTCAAATGCTATCCCCAAGGGCTATCAAGACGTGCCTATGCGTTTAAGCTACAAATACCAGCAGCTGTTAGGCCATGAATACCCAGCATAAGCCAATTGGACGGTTACACGTGCTAACCGATTTTTACTTTCAGCAGCGCTATGGGCATGCTGAATTGGCCCGACTCGTAATTGAGGGAGGGGCCGACACGATCCAGTTCCGACAAAAATTCGGTAACGTTCGCCATAAGCTCTACGAAGCCCGGCGCACAGCTGCTGTCTGTCGCCAGGCCAGAATACCTTTGCTCATTGATGATCACCTGGAAATTGCGCTAGCTGTCGGAGCAGATGGGGTGCATTTAGGCCAGGAGGATTTCCCAATAGCCGAAGCCCGACGGCTTTTAGGTCCCTCAGCAATTATCGGCGCAACCGCTACCACCATTGAAGAGGCTGTGGAAGCCTGGCAGGCTGGAGCAGATTACATTGGGTTTGGCCCGGTTTTTCCTACAGCTTCAAAGGCTAACCCAGCATCGGTTAAAGGCCTTGAAGGATTGGCGGCCGTTTGTGCGGCGGTTCCCATACCGGTTATTGCCATTGCAGGCATCAATGTGCAGCGCGTTTGGGCTGTGCTGGAAGCCGGTGCTTATGGTGTTGCGGTGATGACAGCCATCACTACTGCCCCAGATCCACGCGCAGCCGCAGCCCAATTTCGGGCAGCGATTGAAGCCTTTTTGCAGCAACATCAAAGATGAACTTGAAAGCCCTTGGGGCGTTAAGCAAAAGCTATTATTTTGTGATTCACCACAAACTTATGTCCAGTCGCCGGGCTGTTCTGCAGTGTTTTCGTCGCCATAGGCGCTTTTTGCTCACCACGCACATTCGTCCCGATGGGGATGCGATCGGATCTGAGTTAGCTTTGGGGCAGCTGCTTGAAAAGCTGGGCTGCGCTGTGCGGATCATCAACAGCGACCCTCCCCCCTCAAACCTTAGCTGGATGCCGGGTATTGCACACGTAGAGATCTTTGACGGCTCGCTCGAACAGCGCGGCTGGATCGACCAGGCAGAAGTGATTTGTGTACTAGACACGAACACGCTTGGTCGTCTAGGAGCGCTTGCAGCGGCTGTAGAAGCCAGTCCAGCCCGTAAGCTGCTGATTGATCACCACACGGCACCCGAAAGCTGGTTCGATCTCGCCTACGTTCGCGACACTGCTTCCTCAACCGGAGAGCTCGTCTATGAGCTCGTGCGCGCCATTGATCCAAACCTGATCGACACCGAGCTGGCCACCGCGCTGTATGTAGCCATCATGACCGACACCGGCTCGTTTCGCTTCAACTCGGTCACGCCTGCGGTGCACCGCATTGCTGCCGACCTGCTGGCACGCGGCCACCTCAGTACAGAAGCCATCCACAGCGCTATTTTCGACACGCGCACGCCTGAAAGCATGCGACTGCTGGGATGGGCACTGCGCGACCTCGAACTTCGCTATGATGGACGCCTGGCTTATATAGCCCTTTCTCGACGCATGTTTAACAAAACCGGGGCTTCTACCGAAGATACCGAGGGCTTCAGCAACCTATTGCTTTCCATCCGAGGCGTCCAAGTAGCCCTGCTGTTTACCGAAATCGACAAGGGCGTCAAAATCAGCTTCCGCTCTAAAGGGGATTACCATGTGCACACATGGGCACGGGCTTTTGGCGGCGGAGGCCATCGGAATGCGGCTGGTGCATTCGTTACAAACACCCCCCTACCTCAATTAATTGAAACTGTGCTGGCTGCAGCTCCGATCTACCTGCCTCAGTTGACAAAAACTCCCATAGAACCTGCCTCTGGCACCCTTTCGGCGGAAGATGCGTCGTATCTTTCGGCACTCCTACACCAAAAGTCGAATGCATCCCCCGCGACGTCATGAAGGTATCGGTCACTACAATCCCTTTAAATGAACTGGATATTGACTTGCTACTTATTCCCGTTGCTGAAAACGTTGTAGCCGACGCGCTCCATACGTTGTCGGAGCAGTTTGGCGAAATTGTGCAACGGGCCGGCGCTGACTTTTCTGGAGCGTTTGAGGAAACGCTCTGGCTCTACCCCGAAGCTGGGAGAGCCCGGCGATTGGCCCTGTTGGGCATGGGCGCCCCAGACCGTATTGACCTAGAACGGCTGCGCCGCGTAGCTGCACGAGGAGCCGAGCTGGCTCGCGAGCGGAAAGTGCTCACCGCTGCGATCTTACGTCCTGTAGTGCCGCTCGATGTGGAAGCCACCAGCCAAGCCCTCGTTGAAGGCTTCCTGCTGGCTGCCTATCGTTTCACCCGCTACAAGACCGAAGCTGAGCTGCGCGATATTGAGCGCCTGGTGCTACACGAAACCCCCGACGACGAAAAGGCCAGTCGCCGCGGAGCCGAACGCGGCCGCATTATTGCGGAATGCGTGATGACCGCACGCGACCTAGTCAACCTCTCTCCCGACGAAAAAACCCCTACTAAACTAGCCCGCCTCATAGAGCAGTCGGCCAAAAAGTACGGCTATGAAGCCGACGTGTGGGACAAGGCGCTCATCGAAGAAGAAGGCATGGGTGGACTATTGGCCGTCAACCGAGGTAGCACCGAACCCCCTACCTTCACCATACTGACCTGGCGTCCAGAAAATGCACTCAACGAGCGACCGGTAATTCTGGTCGGGAAAGGGGTGGTTTTCGACACCGGGGGCCTGTCGCTCAAGCCAACCAAAGACAGCATGGATTACATGAAGTCTGATATGGCTGGAGCGGCAGCCG contains:
- the thiE gene encoding thiamine phosphate synthase, translated to MNTQHKPIGRLHVLTDFYFQQRYGHAELARLVIEGGADTIQFRQKFGNVRHKLYEARRTAAVCRQARIPLLIDDHLEIALAVGADGVHLGQEDFPIAEARRLLGPSAIIGATATTIEEAVEAWQAGADYIGFGPVFPTASKANPASVKGLEGLAAVCAAVPIPVIAIAGINVQRVWAVLEAGAYGVAVMTAITTAPDPRAAAAQFRAAIEAFLQQHQR
- a CDS encoding DHH family phosphoesterase gives rise to the protein MSSRRAVLQCFRRHRRFLLTTHIRPDGDAIGSELALGQLLEKLGCAVRIINSDPPPSNLSWMPGIAHVEIFDGSLEQRGWIDQAEVICVLDTNTLGRLGALAAAVEASPARKLLIDHHTAPESWFDLAYVRDTASSTGELVYELVRAIDPNLIDTELATALYVAIMTDTGSFRFNSVTPAVHRIAADLLARGHLSTEAIHSAIFDTRTPESMRLLGWALRDLELRYDGRLAYIALSRRMFNKTGASTEDTEGFSNLLLSIRGVQVALLFTEIDKGVKISFRSKGDYHVHTWARAFGGGGHRNAAGAFVTNTPLPQLIETVLAAAPIYLPQLTKTPIEPASGTLSAEDASYLSALLHQKSNASPATS
- a CDS encoding leucyl aminopeptidase, producing MKVSVTTIPLNELDIDLLLIPVAENVVADALHTLSEQFGEIVQRAGADFSGAFEETLWLYPEAGRARRLALLGMGAPDRIDLERLRRVAARGAELARERKVLTAAILRPVVPLDVEATSQALVEGFLLAAYRFTRYKTEAELRDIERLVLHETPDDEKASRRGAERGRIIAECVMTARDLVNLSPDEKTPTKLARLIEQSAKKYGYEADVWDKALIEEEGMGGLLAVNRGSTEPPTFTILTWRPENALNERPVILVGKGVVFDTGGLSLKPTKDSMDYMKSDMAGAAAVVGTMEALARLKLPLYVIGLIPATDNRPGENAYVPGEVIRMHSGKTVEVLNTDAEGRLILADALSYARTYRPELVIDLATLTGAQIIALGTEAAAVMTNPIGDPQARLEAIVAAGERSGDRVHPLPMYEEYAKLLESDVADLKNIGGREAGSITAAKFLEHFVDYPWIHIDMAGPAFLKEPKPYRPKGGTGFGVRLLVEFLRDYASPHRRAF